CCTGGCTGTTGTGATGGTCTGGGGATCACTTACCTTTGCCCTCGCTCCAAAGGCACACGGTTGTCCTCCACAGGAGATTGATTACACCTACTACACGGATAACACCTATACAACTGCGTGTGGGTATAAAATCATTCCGTGCAGTTGCGGTAGTGGAGCGCACACCGGCGGCTGTCAGACCGCGTACTACACTATAGACTACTACGATTGCTTCTGAAGTGGGATGGGTGGCGCGGGTGGTTACTGCCCGCGCCACCTACCTAGAACAAGCTTGGTGCGACTACTTTTTCTTTGGAATGATCTGCACAGACTGGTTCTGTAGCTTCTCAAACTTTTTGATTGCAACGCGGGCCACATTCCCCCTAAACTTACATCTCCACAATTTGTCCTTTCTCAAAAATCGAATCTATCGGGAGGTATGAGTATGAAGAAGCTGCTTGCGACTGCGTTCTTGACACTTCTTTTAGCTACATCGTCCTTTGCAGGGGATATACTGTGTCCTGGCGTCACCGGCCCGCAGGAAAGCCCTGGCATTACTGGGCCGCAAGAGTCTCCTGGATTAACCGGCGACATACAGGCTCCAGGTTTCCTTGATACTCTTGCTCTCCTGTTTGGGATTTCTTGGAGTGGTTAGCTCCTACTAAACAGGGCTGGCTGGTTGAGTTCGACCTTTTGGAGGTGTTGTGGGCAACGGGGTTCGTTGTCTAAATACCTTACTGCGTCTTTGGGGCAGCGGGAGCAGCGATAGATTCCTGCTGTTCTCGCTTCTACTTTGGGCTTAAAGCGATATTCAACTGACTTCCCATTCATCCGGCGCTCGAAGGTTCCTTCGTCGGCCAGCTCCCTACAGCGCCTCGATCCATTTGATGCCTTGAATTGGAGAGAGGCCGCGAACATTTCTAACTCAGCACCATTTAACCAAGCCGGGTATTTATCCTTTGCGTATTGGGAGAGGAGGACTTTGAGGCTGGGTTTCTTGGGGGAGGTCATTGGAGAGGAGTTATTCTTGCGATACAAAGAAATCTTGTAGGGCCTTGCACTCAGCGCATTCAAAACAAGTAATCATCGAACTACCCCAGTAGAAGCTGCGAACAGTTCAAAACTGAGTGTGGCGGGGTGGGTCGGCGCAAAGTGAGCGTTATTTGTGAGTGGGAAGAAAAGATGAAACCAGCGGGTGGGTTAAAGCTATTAATTAATGGAGATTTTGGTGGCCAGGGACGGAATCGAACCGCCGACACGCGGATTTTCAGTCCGCTGCTCTACCAGCTGAGCTACCTGGCCACTCTCGGTTGACTATTTGTCCCCGATGTCAAAACGACAATATAAACAACCGCTCTTTAGGCTGTCAACTTACCTTTCGCCTCGGCGCACGTAAATGACGTAGAACAAGCCGAAGCCGACGAACGCCACCGCCGTGCCGATGCCCATGGCCAGGAACTTCTTCTGGCCGCCGTCATAGTACATATAGAAATTGAATGCCGCCAATAACGCAATCAGCAGCCACATCTCCAGGAACAACTTCAGCCCGCTATTGCTCTCTTTACCCATTACGTCTCATTCCTCTCAAAGCGGCGCTCTTGCCGCTCGCGTTGACAGTCGCGCGGCACAATCTCTACACTCACTCGTCGGTTGATTCTAGCAGCGAAGGGAAAATCTAGCGCATGTCGATCCTGCACGCCATCATCTTCGGGCTCATTCAGGGCCTCACCGAATTCATCCCCATCAGCAGCACCGCGCACCTGACCATCGCCGGCCACTTGCTCGGCGACATCAAGAGCGATCAGGAATGGACGGCCTTCATCGCCGTCATTCAACTCGGCACCCTCCTCGCCGTCATTCTCTATTTTCTGGGCGATATTATCGCCATCATTCGCGGCTTCATCACTGCCAATCTCGGCATACTCAAGAAACGCCCCATCACTCAGGCCGACAAGCAAAACGCCTGGCTCGGCTGGCTGGTCATCATTGGCACGCTGCCGGTCGCCGTACTCGGCCTCGCGCTCAAGCGGATCATCGAAGGGCCGTTTACCAAAGACCTGCGGGTTATCGCATTCGGGCTGTTGTTTGTCGCGATCCTGTTGATCATTGCCGAACTGGTCGGCAAACAGCGGCGCGACCTGAAGACGATCAAAGCCAGCGATGCCATCACCGTCGGCGTCGCCCAAGTCTTCGCGCTGATTCCTGGATTCTCGCGCTCCGGCTCGACCATCTGCGGCGGCCTGTTTGCGGGGATGGAACGCGAGGCAGCGGCACGTTTCTCGTTCCTCTTATCGATCCCCGCAATCGGCGCGAGCGGACTGCTGGAGCTTCCGAAAGCCCTGCATTCGGTCAATACCGGATGGACCAGCCTGATTGTCGCCACGATTGTTTCAGGCGTTGTCGGGTATCTTTCAATCGCCTTCTTGCTGAGCTACCTGAAAAAGCACACGACCTATCTGTTCGTCGGCTACCGAATCGCTCTTGGGTTGTTATTGATTGGCTTGCTGGTCGCGGGCCGCCTGGGGTCACACGGCTGAAGCGCTTACCAGAATTTCAGCTTCTCGAACCAGCCGAACATCACACGCAGGAAGGTGCGGCGCGGGCGCGCCACCTTGATGCGCTCGCCGGCGCGCTCGACCAGGCGGACGCGGCCCAGGATGCGGTGCAGAGGGATTGGCAAGTCGCTCTGGCTCGCCGAATCGCCGCGCGTCAGGATGAATTTTTCCGGCGACGAACGGTCCATGCGAACGATACGGTGGATGACGGCAGTGTCGTAGCGGCTCTGATACAACACGATGTCGCCCTGACGCACGGGGTCGCTGTTGATCGGCTCGACCGTCACCACGTCGCCATCTTCGATGGCCGGGCTCATGCTGCTGCCGCTCATCCGCAATTCTACAGGAAGACTCCTGCATAATAGCTGACGGGCCTGCTCCAGGAAATCGGGCGTCTCAAGCGTGACCTGGCGCCCGCGCTCCGCCTTTATACTATCATAGGCGCGCATTGCGATAACCCCTCTCTGCAAAACTTCCTGAGAGCCGCAGGCTCTCGCCACTTGCAAGACCTCAGACGAGGTGATTGACGGCTACGCCAATAATAACCCAATCACTGAGGCCCGAAAAGTCCAAATCAAATTCTCGGCGTCGCCAAATGTAAAAGATTTGTTGCGGACGCTGGCGCCAAGTATCGCCTCTGCAAGAACCGACCGCCGCCTGAATCTATGCCAGCCTGTGCCCTCATCGGTCTATCAGGCACCGGGCTTATTTCTTATGCAGTACCATTGTCATCGAGCCGTCGCTTCGCAGCTTCAATTGCCCATTGCTTTCGGCTTCGATTCGGTAGCCTTCCTGACGAGCGCCTGTGAGCGCTTCGCCGCCTACGGTTTCGATGTAAAGGACAAGCTCGCCCTGCGCACTGATCAAGTAACTGCCTTCTTCGACGCGCGTCCCGCCGCGGCCCTGGCGCTCGCTGCGAAACCCGCCATCCTCCTTAAAACTGAACGTCCAGCGCGTCGCCGTTTGCATCGAGTCAGCGCCATACTCATCGGCCATTGATTGAACAATGAAGTCGCCACTCAGGCGGCGGCCCGAATCTTCGACCGATTCAGCACTGTGACCGCGCAAGCCGTCTTCATAAGTCTGCGGGTCGGCTTTGCGACAGGCGACGGAACAGAGCGCCAGGGCCGCGCAGATTGTCAGTTGCAGAAGCCGCCGTCTATGCATTCAACCCGAGCTTCCGACTTATGGCGTGCGGACAAGCAACGCCACCTCGCCAGTCTTGGACGTCAGCCGCACTTCGCGCCCATCGGGCGTCATGCCGACGGTGTAATTCTTTTCAATCGGTTTTTTATTGATGCTCTTGCCCGACAAAACAATCTTGAAGGTCAGCTTGTCGCCATCTAAGTTAAACTCGCCCGATTCGGTGTTAATCGTCTTGCCTTTGACGGTGGCGACGCGACTGTAGCGGCCATTGGCGTTGAAGACATATTCAATCTTCGCCTGGGTGATCAGCGTCGAGACGCCGCCTTTTTGAATTTGATTCATGACGTAAGTGCCGACCATCTTCGCTGGATCAGGGGGGCCGGTCGCAGCACTCGGCTGGCTGGAGTTGCTGTTCGAATTGGCCGGTGTCGCCGGGGATGCCTTGACGTTGGCGGCGTTACCATTCCGGTTTACGGATTCGGCAATGCCTGTCGGGGCGTTGCTGTTGGTTGCCGGCGCAGCGACATTCTTTACGGCGCTGTTGGAATCGCTTGCCGGCTGCGCGCAGCCTATGAGCGTGGCAGCGATCAGGGCAGCGATCAGGAGTGTAATCGTTTTCTTCATGCCTCTCGTTCGTTCACCTCGAATTGCAAATTGCCGTTACGGGCGCGGCGGCTTCGGCGTCGCAGCTTTGTCGCGCGGCGCGTTGCTTTGAGCGCGAAGGCGTTGAACGGCCTGCAAGGCGGCGTCGCGCACATCACTGCTCGGGTCCGAATCGGCGAGCCGTTCAAGCGGCGGAAGGACGCGCGCGTCACCAATGTCTGCGAGCCCCGCGGCGGCGGCCTGCCGCACCTCTTCGTCACGGTCAGTGAGCGAAGCGACCAGGGCATCAACGGCGCGAGCATCGCGAAAATGCGCCAGTGCCGCGACGCTGCGCTTACGAACGGCGACCGAACCGCCGCGCATCGCCGCCAGAATCGGCGCGATAGCCGAAGCATCGCCGATCTTGCCAAGCGCTTCGATGGCTTCGGGCCGCGCTCCCGATAAATCGTTTGCCACCAGATCGAGCAGCCCGCCGACCGCCTGCTTCGAGCCGATGTCGCCGAGCGCTTCGGCAGCAAGCTGGCGCACAGACGGGCGGCTGTCCTTGAGCGCCGCAATCAAGCTCGGCAGCGCCGCATCACCGAGGCGGGCCAACGAAGCGGCGGCCTGGGCTCGCATGGCGCTCGATTCATCACGTAGCATCGCCAACAACGGCGCGACGGCGCGTTCGCTGCCGGTGTGCCCCAATGCCTTCACCGCCGCCATGCGGACGCTGGCGTTGCTATCCGTAGTCGCCTGATGGATGCGCTCAATGGCGCGCGGCGAGTTGAAGCTGCCGAGCGCCTCGATGGCGGCTTCGCGGATCGTCGGCTGCGCGGCATTGGCCATCTCGATGATCTGCTCAACCGCGCCGTCGCCCATCTGGCCGAGCGCGAAAGCGGCCTGTTCGCGCACGAAATAACGCTCATCACGCAAGAGCTGAATCAAGGCTTTCGTCGCCCGCCCGTCGCCAATCACGCCGAGCGCATGCGCCGCGACGGCGCGCATCTCTGCCGTCAAGCTGCGGTCTTGAATAAACGCCAACAGCGGTTCAACCGCCGGCTTGCCGATGCGCCAGAGGACGCGAGCCGCGCGCTCGCGGTCTTGATCGCGCGGCGTCCGCATCACCTCTATGAGCGGCGGCACCGCCCGCGCGCCGATGCCGGTCAACGCTTCGGCAGCGTAATAACGCACGATGGGGTCTTTGTCGGTGACCGCCCTGGCCAACTGCGCCGTCGCCTCTTCGATGGGCGTGTCGGCAGACACACGCGCCAGCACCTGCGCCGCCCGCGCCCGCACATGCCAGTCGCTGTCCGTAAGCGAGCCGACCAGCACGCGGACGGCTCGCGCATCTTGCATGCGGACGAGCGATTCGGCCGCCGCCAGGCTGACGCGGGCATCGCGATCATTCAGCAAGCCGCTCAGCGGCGCGATAGCGCGCCCATCTTTCAAGCGACCGAGCGCATAGGTCGCCTCGATGCGGACTTCGGCGCTCGCATCCGTGAGCGCGCTGACAAGCGCCTCAAGCGCACGTTGATCGCCCATCACGCCAATCGTGCGGGCGGCTTCAGCGCGAACGCGGATGTCGGAATCTTTCAAAGCCGAGATCAGCAGCGGCGTTGACTTCGCATCGCCGAGCCGCGCCAGCATCGTGATGGCGGCGACGCGGGTTTGCCAGTTCGGATTGGTGATGTCTGCGCTCAATCGCTCGACCGAGATGCCGAGCGCCGCCAGCGACCCCAGCGCCGCCTCTCGCACCCTTTGATCCGTATCTTTTGCCGATGCGAGCAACGCTTCTGACGAGGTGTGATCGGCAATCAGTCCGAGCGAGGTGACTGCCGCCAGCCGCACTTCCCTGTCGGGCGAACTCGTCGCCGTCACCAACGCGTCAACGGCGCGGCGGTCTTTCAACAAGCCAAGCGCGGTTGCAGCGCTGCTGCGCACGGGCACGTCTTTGGCAGCCGCCAGGGCTTCGATCAGTGGGGGCACGGCTTGCGGGTCGCCGAGCATCGCCAACCGCTCTGCGGCTAACGAGCGTGAAGCCGCGTCGCCGCTCCGCAATTGATCGATCAGCGAATCCGCCGTCACGTTCACAGCACCGAGGGCGCGCAATACGGGCTCGCTCAACTTACCGTCGGCGGCTCTGGTTTGTAGAAGCAGGTTGGCGACTCGTGCCCGGTCGAACGAGGCCAGCGATTCAATGATCGTCGCCTGCACGGGCGGCAATTTTTCTCGCCGTAATGCGGCGATCAGCGCATTGATGGTCGCTTCGTCTTTGGGATTGGCTTTGCTCACCTTCGCCAGCGACACAACCGACGCCGAGCGGATGCGTGGCGCAGGGTCTTCGATCAACTTGATGAGCGCGCCGCGGGCTTCCGAGCCGTTGAAGCGCGCCAATCCCTCGGCGATCAACAGACGGAAGAGGAATGATTCGTTCGCGTTTGATTTCGCTGATGTGGAATTGGCCGGCTGTGGCGTGGCCAGCTCGACAAGCGCCGGCAGACTCTGATTGTCGGCAAATTCGAGCAGGTCGCGCAGCGCCGCCAGCCGCACGTCTGCATAGGGGCTGCGCAAGGCAATGATTACCGCATCAAGCGCCTCGTGGTGGCCAAGACGATAGAGCGCCGCCGCATACTCCCAATCCTCAGACGTTCTTGGCGCCGCGGCGATGGCTGTCCCGGCGGCCTTGTAGCCGATCTTCCCCAGGGCCACGGCGGCGGCTTTACGCAGCCCGGGCGATTCGTCTTGAAGCAGCGCCGCGAGCGCATCACCGGCTTTTTCGGCTTTCAATTCCCCGAGCGCCGTAACGGCTGTTCGCTTGACGTACGGGTCGTCGTCTTTGAGCAAGCGGAGCAAAGAATCAATGGCCGACGCGCCATTGGTCGCGCCGAGCGCGCGCGCCGCCCGCGCCCGCGTGTACGGATCAGGCGAAGCCATCATCGGCTCAAGTAGGGCCGCATCCACCGGCGTCTTCATCGCCCCAAGCGCCGTCAGCGCCGATTCGCGCACATACCAGCTGGCATCCTGGAGCAAAGGAAGAACGGTTTGCGGGGGCACCGTCCCGCTCAGTTGCGCCACAGCTCTAGCCGCCGTGCCGCGGACGTACCAGTTCTCGTCACCGAGGCCCTGCTTGATCTTCTCCGCGGGTTCGGGCGTCCCGGTTTCAAGCGATTTAATCAACGCCTCGGCGCGCTGAGCGGCGGGCGTCGTTCCGGCCTTTGGCGTGTCAGGCGTCGGCAAGCTGTTCTGTTGCGCCAGGGCAGCCCCTCCGAGCAATACAGCTACCGTTAATGGGGTGGTAACAAGAAGACGATTTTTCATTCGCAAGACCACG
The genomic region above belongs to Blastocatellia bacterium and contains:
- the uppP gene encoding undecaprenyl-diphosphatase UppP, coding for MSILHAIIFGLIQGLTEFIPISSTAHLTIAGHLLGDIKSDQEWTAFIAVIQLGTLLAVILYFLGDIIAIIRGFITANLGILKKRPITQADKQNAWLGWLVIIGTLPVAVLGLALKRIIEGPFTKDLRVIAFGLLFVAILLIIAELVGKQRRDLKTIKASDAITVGVAQVFALIPGFSRSGSTICGGLFAGMEREAAARFSFLLSIPAIGASGLLELPKALHSVNTGWTSLIVATIVSGVVGYLSIAFLLSYLKKHTTYLFVGYRIALGLLLIGLLVAGRLGSHG
- a CDS encoding signal peptidase I; the encoded protein is MSGSSMSPAIEDGDVVTVEPINSDPVRQGDIVLYQSRYDTAVIHRIVRMDRSSPEKFILTRGDSASQSDLPIPLHRILGRVRLVERAGERIKVARPRRTFLRVMFGWFEKLKFW
- a CDS encoding HEAT repeat domain-containing protein, with amino-acid sequence MKNRLLVTTPLTVAVLLGGAALAQQNSLPTPDTPKAGTTPAAQRAEALIKSLETGTPEPAEKIKQGLGDENWYVRGTAARAVAQLSGTVPPQTVLPLLQDASWYVRESALTALGAMKTPVDAALLEPMMASPDPYTRARAARALGATNGASAIDSLLRLLKDDDPYVKRTAVTALGELKAEKAGDALAALLQDESPGLRKAAAVALGKIGYKAAGTAIAAAPRTSEDWEYAAALYRLGHHEALDAVIIALRSPYADVRLAALRDLLEFADNQSLPALVELATPQPANSTSAKSNANESFLFRLLIAEGLARFNGSEARGALIKLIEDPAPRIRSASVVSLAKVSKANPKDEATINALIAALRREKLPPVQATIIESLASFDRARVANLLLQTRAADGKLSEPVLRALGAVNVTADSLIDQLRSGDAASRSLAAERLAMLGDPQAVPPLIEALAAAKDVPVRSSAATALGLLKDRRAVDALVTATSSPDREVRLAAVTSLGLIADHTSSEALLASAKDTDQRVREAALGSLAALGISVERLSADITNPNWQTRVAAITMLARLGDAKSTPLLISALKDSDIRVRAEAARTIGVMGDQRALEALVSALTDASAEVRIEATYALGRLKDGRAIAPLSGLLNDRDARVSLAAAESLVRMQDARAVRVLVGSLTDSDWHVRARAAQVLARVSADTPIEEATAQLARAVTDKDPIVRYYAAEALTGIGARAVPPLIEVMRTPRDQDRERAARVLWRIGKPAVEPLLAFIQDRSLTAEMRAVAAHALGVIGDGRATKALIQLLRDERYFVREQAAFALGQMGDGAVEQIIEMANAAQPTIREAAIEALGSFNSPRAIERIHQATTDSNASVRMAAVKALGHTGSERAVAPLLAMLRDESSAMRAQAAASLARLGDAALPSLIAALKDSRPSVRQLAAEALGDIGSKQAVGGLLDLVANDLSGARPEAIEALGKIGDASAIAPILAAMRGGSVAVRKRSVAALAHFRDARAVDALVASLTDRDEEVRQAAAAGLADIGDARVLPPLERLADSDPSSDVRDAALQAVQRLRAQSNAPRDKAATPKPPRP